The stretch of DNA CCTGTTTCAGGACTGACAGGGTTTTTCACCCTGCCCAAACATCACAAACACAGAATGCTATCTTTGCAGAAAGTCACCATTGAAGGAAATGTCTTGCACACACGGGTCCTccttacagagaagaaaaattataacaTGGATGCATGTAAAGAGATTTCTCTTCTTAGTAGAAATAAAGAGTGTTCTCAAGTGCACAACCGATATATAGCTCAGATACAGGCCCAGTTGTCCAAGTATCTGCCCAAAGACACCAACATCCTatcacagcacagagccaagtgGGAGGAGATGACTCTCAGACCTGAATGTAAAATGTATATCTGTGCTCAGTAACAGTCATCCACAGGAAGGACCCTGACCCTGAATCGGGAATCCCACCTGGAGAATAACATCCAGGTTATATCTTTCCTCTTCCTGACAAGCAGATTGATATTATCAATGCTGCCCGGACCATTCCTCTACATGCGGCTCAAAGATGACAGAATAGACGATTGCTATTCTTGCTAATGTGCATTATCAGGGGGGAACATAAAGGCCGAGAGCAgaatgaaaggagaaaggggaagtTACAACACCCAGAGAAGCCCCAACAAAATAAACGCATGTACTTAAGCAAAGAAACGGATCCTATTAATAACCTAAAGGTAATGTCCTCAAAACTTAACCCTTCCATTCACAAGAAGCTAGCAAGACAACCAGTGTTCCATGTCTTGAAGCACAGTTACACTCTGGCactggatgaaaaaaaaaaagaaagccctgCTCTGAAAATCTCCATCCAAGGGCAgtctcccttctcctgctgctcccaacaACTTTCAGGCCCTGCATCCACCACGCCTCCAAGCTGCTCCAGAAAGAAGCAAATGCCAACAGAACACCCTTAAACGAAAGTTCACCTTCATTTTCGGCAGACCAACCTATGCAAGCGAAGGACCACGGTGGGAATACTTGGTGCCTGGCGCAATCCTTTGCTGCGGACAAAGATCAAAGCATGGATAACGCAAAGACTTTTCCTGCTGACCCCCACTATGCACCATGCACAACGATAAAGGCTGAGAGCGACGTGCACACAAGTTCCACGCAAAGCCATCAGCATTTTGTTCGACACATTCAACCTATTCAAGCACAGGTGCTGTTGGGAAGACACGTGAGCCTGCTAAAAGGGTGAATTTCTTAATAATGCGATACATCCGTCCAGAAGATCTTGTACTAACAGGAACACAGAGAGCACATAGCACATGGGACATAAAGGAAGAATACCTGGAACCTGAACAATAACCAAACTTCCGACCTAACCAAGAGACAGCCAAGAGCagccttctccctccttccttcttcaCAAACTGGAAATCTGAGGACCGACGCCGTGTTCACAAAACAACAACGGACACGAGTCTTCAGAAAGTCACCGAATGAAACGTCACCTTGTTTTTAAACCAAATCTCATAGACAAGCCAGAGGGCACGGCGCGGGAAGAGCAGGGCATCATCAAGAGAAAGCGCTAGGAGGAAACCTGTGCAGAGAAACTCACCGAGGGAGCGGCGGGATCGACGGGAAGGGCGGCGGCAGGGTCCTCGTCCCCGAGCAGCGGCGCGGGCTCGTCGGGCAGCGGGCGGGCCGGGAGGGTGTCGCagcaggcggcggcggccgagaAGCGCAGCCGGCTCTCGCGCGAGTCGGCCGTGAGCGACACCTCGTGCGAGTAGGACTGCAGGAAGGCGCGCACGCCGTCGATGCCCACGAAGTGCGAGACGGGCACGCCGCGCAAGGAGGCGCCGCTGTCGggcggcagcagctgctggcggCGCCAGCGGCGCAGGCGCAgcgccagcagcagcagcaggaaggcgaGGAAGAGGCAGGACACGGCGGCCACGGCCAGCACGAGCCAGCGCGTCAGGCTGCCGGCCGGCtcgcccggcgccgccgcctcgTCGGCCGCGCCGCCCAGCTCGGCCAGCAGCTCGGCCACGCTCTCGGCCAGCACCACGCTCAGCGTGGCCGTGGCCGACAGCGCCGGCCGCCCGTGGTCCttcaccagcaccaccaggctGTGGCGCGCCGCGTCGCGGGCCAGCGGCGAGCGCGCCGTGCGCACCTCGCCGCTGTGCGGCCCCACGCGGAACAGCCCCGGCTCCGTGGCCTTGGCCAGCTCGTACGACAGCCACGCGTTCTGACCCGCGTCCGCGTCCACCGCCACCACCTTGGCCACCAGCGCGCCAGCCGGCGACGAGCGCGGCGCCAGCTCCACGACCGACCGCGCCGCGCCCGAGCCCCGCGGCGCCGCCGCGGCCGGCGGCGGGTACAGCACCTgcggcgcgttgtcgttctcGTCCGCGATCAGCAGCAGCACCGACACGTTGCCGCTCAGCGCCGGCGCGCCGCCGTCCTCCGCGCGCACCCACAGCCGCAGCTCGCGCACCTGCTCGTAGTCCAAGGAGCGCAGCGCGTACAGCGCGCCCGTCTCCGCCTGCACCGACACGTACGACGACAGCGGCGCGCCCCGCACCCGCCCCTCCGACAGCCGGTAGCGCACGCGCGCGTTCTGCCCCCAGTCCGCGTCCGTCGCGCGCACCGTCAGCACCAGCGCGCCCGCCGCGTTGTTCTCCGCCAGCCGCGCGCTGTAGCGCTCCTCCGCGAACaccggcgcgttgtcgttcacgTCCAGCACCCGCAGCGCCAGCACCGCGCTGCTCTGCAGCGACGGCGACCCGCCGTCGGCCGCCCGCACCGTCACGTTGTACTCCGACACCTGCTCCCGGTCCAGCTCGCCCGCTGTCACCACGCGATAGTAATTGTCAAAAGATTTCTCCAGCCGGAATGGGACATCCCCTTCGAGCGAGCAGCGCACCTCGCCATTCGACCCCGAGTCCCGGTCCTGCGCGTGAAGCAGGGCCACGACAGTTCCTGATGGGGCGTCTTCCAAGATCTCTCTCAGCGCCGACGACACTGTGAGTTCGGGCGCATTGTCGTTCACATCTGTTACCGTAACCAGAACTTTGGCAGTATCGAAAAAGCCTCCCCCGTCATGTGCCTCCACGTCAAATTGGTAGGAATCGCCTTCCTCGAAGTCCAGGCTCCTGAACAGGATGATCACCCCCGTGTGGCTGTCCAGCTGGAAAATCTTCGATGCTTTCTCGGTAATTTTCTGAAACGAGTATTTAATTTCCCCGTTCAGCCCCTCATCCGAATCCGTGGCCGTGACGGTGACGAGGATGGAGCCTACGGGCACGTCCTCGGGCACACGCACCGTGTACTCCGCCTGGCTGAACaccggcgcgttgtcgttcgCATCCAGCACTGTAACACGGATCCGAGCCGTGCCCGTCCGTGCCGGATCGCCGCCGTCACTCGCCCTCAGCACCAGCTCGTGAAACGCCGCCTCCTCCCGGTCCAGCGCCTTCGCCAGCACCAGCTCGGGACGCTGATCGCCGCCGGGGCCCGCCTGCACGGCCAGCGAGAAGTGCTCGTCACCGCTCAGCTCGTAGCTCTGCAGGGAATTCCTGCCCAAGTCTGGGTCTTGAGCATCTGGCAGGGGAAACCGCGACCCCGAAGCTGTCGCCTCAGTCATTCTCAATTCTTTTTCCGCGTCTCGGAAGCTTGGCGCGTTGTCGTTAATGTCCGTGATTCCCACCTGGATTTCGTACATCTGCATTTCCCCCTCCACTATCAGCTCACAGCGCAGCACGCATTGCTGCACACGCTCGCACAGCTGCTCTCTGTCGATCCTCTCCGCAGTCACTAAATGTCCCGTCTTCCCATGCAGAGCGAAATACTGCGTCCTACCTCTTTCTATTAAGCGAAAGCCGCGATCTCGGAggtccagcagctgcagccccaggtcctTGGCCACGTCGCCCACGAACGAGCCCTTGGGCATCTCCTCGGGCACCGAGTAGCGCAGCTGCCCCCACGCCGCCTCCCCCGCCGCCAGCAGGAtcacccagagcagagctcgCTGCCGCCGGCCCCAGCGCCTCCCCGCCGAGAACATCTCCGCCGCGGCACCGCCGGTATCGCAACTGTTCAAGCAGCTCTCCGCCACTGACTAGCGATCCGGGCTCCTGTACAGAGGTGCTTCTGTAGTCCCCTCCGCCTCGCTTAATCCGGTTTCGCAGAGAGAGTATGGTCGCAGACCGTCCGCCGCTAATCCTGTCAGGTAGCCAGCAACCGGTCGAGCGGGTCCGCAGCGggcggggctgcagcgctccGAGCTTCCTCTCGCTCCTCTCGGTCAACAGCGGCGCCCGCAGCCTCCTCCCGGCACTGCAGCACCGAGCGCTGCCCGCCCTCCCTTGCCCACGAGCAGCTTGCTGGGGTGGCTTAGTAGGCAGACACGTTTCAGTTTTCTCCTGCTGACCCCTGCTTGATCATCCAGCTGATGACGTGCAGACAGAAGCAACACGCCTCCTATGGTTATGTTATTTTCACCATAAGGGAAATTGTTTTTATCGTGGTAATACCACATAGATAAAAATCTCACGTAATGTTAAGTTACGAAAGCAAGGACTTCTAATGAAAAAGTCTGGAAGCACAAATCCCCCCCACAAAGCTTTTATACTACTCGTGTTTGAAGCACTCTCTGCATTACCTTTCTACGGATCGAAACAGTGTCAGAGTCTAGAGAAACAACTCGTGAACAGTCGCAATCCCCTAATACCACACTGCACGTCCTTACTTTGCATCCGCACATACAACTACCATACAAAAGTTTGCACTGCTCCCCTTTCTATGGGTACGAGGTCGGAATTTTTCATTACAAGCTTATGTAGCACTGAACCCACGGTGAACCGACACAGAGCCTTACTCTGACCACTCAGTCATAGAGAGGTTTTGAAATTCTGATTTCACCCGACTCAGTAGAGCAAGCTTTTCTACAGCAGCCATCACTCAAAAGACGAGAACAAACTCACAGAGGTGGAGCTTCCTATTTCATTGAGCCACATGCAACTTTCTCTCAGAAGTCATACAGCATAAAAACATTTACCAGCGGGTTTTCTCCACCTACTAAAAGTCAATAAACGTAGCTACgacgaaaaaaaaaaaccaaaaactgcCAGGAATGAAGGTTCTCAAATACAAACTCCTCATGGACGTCTCATTTTACATAATAAGGATCCGCCTCCTACTATCACAAAGCAATTCAGACATAattttttcccagggaaaagcaTTAAACTGAGCCAGAATATGAgattaataaaaagaatttcAAACCTCTACATACCATTCATGGAGCAGAAATAGAAAGGAAAGAACGTCGCTCTAACCATACAAGTCTAAAAGCTAATGTGGCTGTAATTGCCATTTGTGAAGACTAGAAGACAGCAAAAGTAGCTAGACATGGCACGATTTAATGCATTTTGGGAAAGCGCAAAAGGGCACGAAAAgatccagaaaataaaaagcaacccTCATGAGAATACTGCCTATACCACGCCGTAGGGGAATGGTTCAGAGAGGAAAAACGTCAAGGACTTACAAACCTGCGGTGCGTGGGGATCAGTGGGCACCTCGCCCTCGGCGACGCTGCTGCTCGAGATCTGCTTCTCGCAGGACTCGCCGCCCAGAAGCTCCTCCGCTGACAGCACGGGcaccggcggcggcggcggcgggggccaAGAGGCCTCGGGCACGGCGCGGGCCGGCGCCGCCACGCACAGGTTGTAGGAGTAGGGCAAGGTGCCCTCGCAGAAGTCGGCCGGGAAGGCGGCGCCGGCCACCGAGAAGCGCTGCGCGCCCAGGCAGCGCAGCACGGcgggcggcccggcccggcgcagCCGCGCCAGCACGGCCAGAGCCACGCTCAGCACCAAGAGCGCCGACAGCAGCGCCAGCGCCAGCACCAGGTAGAACTGCagctcggccgccgccgcctcctcggcgccCGCCGGCCGCTCGCTCAGCTCCGGCAGCGCCTCCTGCAAGCTCTCGGCCAGCACCACGTGCAGCGTGGCCGTGGCCGACAGCGGCGGCCGCCCGTGGTCCTTCACCACGGCCACCACGCGCTGCTTGGCCGCGTCCCGCTCGGACACGGCCCGCGCCGTGCGCACCTCGCCGCTGTGCGGCCCCACGCGGAACAGCGCCGGCTCCGACGCCTGCACCAGCTCGTACGACAGCCACGCGTTGCGCCCCGCGTCCGCGTCCACCGCCACCACCTTGGCCACCAGGTAGCCGGCCTCGGCCGAGCGCGGCACCACCTCGAACGCCGTCGGGGCGGCCGCCGCGGCCCCTCCCGCTGTCGCCGCCGGCCACAGCACCCGCGGCGCGTTGTCGTTGCGGTCCAGCACGAACACGCGCACCGTGGCCGTGGAGCTGCGCGCCGGCGCGCCGCCGTCCTGCGCCCGCACCGCCACCGCGAACTCGCGGCACTGCTCGTAGTCCAAGGAGCGCTGCGCGTACAGCGCGCCGCTCCGCGCCTCCACCGACACGAGcggcgccgcgcccgccgcgcccgCGCTGCCGCCCGCCAGCCAGTAGCTCACGCGCCCGTTGGCGCCCGCGTCCGCGTCCCGCGCCTGCACGCGCAGCACCAGCGCGCCCGCCGCGTTGTTCTCCGCCACGTACGCGCTGTACGCCGCCTCCTCGAACaccggcgcgttgtcgttcacgTCCGACACCTCCAGcgccagctccctgctgctccgCAGCGCCGGCCTGCCCCGGTCGCGGGCCACCACCGTCACGCGGTGCTCGGACGCCTGCTCGCGGTCCAGCGCGCTCGCCGTCACCACCTTGTACGAGCCGCCCGCCGACGCCACGATCGACAGCGGCGCCTCGCCCGACAGCTCGCACCACACCTGACCGTTCTCCCCCGAGTCCGGATCCTTCACGTTCAGCACGGCTACCACGGTGCCCACCGGTGCGTCCTCGGGCACTGGACTCGACAGAGACAAAATTGTGATCTCGGGCGCGTTGTCATTCACATCCAGGACCTCCACCACCACCTTGCACTGTGCCACCAGACCGCCACCGTCCCTTGCCTCCACCAGTAATGTATAGCCTCTCGTGTCCTCGAAGTCCAAAGCCTCTTTCAGCGTGATCATTCCCGTCTCCGCGTCCATTATAAACTTCTGAAGCACCTTGGCAGGCATTTTTCCGAAGCCGTAAGTTATGCGAGCATTGTTGCCGCTGTCGGCGTCGGAGGCGGAGACGTTTAACACTCTCGACCCCGGGGCAGCGTCCTCCCGCAATCTGGCACGGTACCCATCCTGCCCGAACACGGGTGGATTGTCGTTGGCGTCTGTCACATTGACGAGAATCTTAACAGTTCCGGATCTAACTGGATCTCCGGCATCGACCGCCGTTAGTACCAGTTCAAAAGAGCTCTGCTTCTCCCGGTCCAACGCTTTCTCCAGCACTAATTCGGGCTGCTTACTTCCATCAGGGCTCTCCTTCATGACCAGAGAGAAAGACGGGGTGCTGGTGAGTCGGTAAGTCAGCTGCGAATTGCTCCCTGAGTCAAAGTCTTGGGCACCCTCCAGGGGAAAACGAGCACCGGCGGGAGTCCATTCCCCTATATCAAATTTAAGAACAGCGTTGCTAAAGGTCGGGGAGTTGTCATTCACGTCCTCGATGGACACCTCAATGTGGAAAACGTTCAGCGGGTTGTGCACCAGAGCCTCGAAGCTGACGGAACAGGTCACCGACTCGCCGCACATCTCCTCCCGATCCAGCCGCTCATTCACGTACAGGTTCCCGTTCTCCTCATTCACCGTGAAGTATTGCTTCTCCTCGCTCAGCCGCAGCCTGCGCGCCGGCAGCTCGTCCGCGCTGAGCCCCAGGTCCCGCGCCAGCGGCCCCACGAGCGAgcctctgcccagctcctcgGGGATGGCGTAGCGGACCCGCTCGGCCGCCGCCCGccaccacaggcacagcagcaccgCGGCCGGCAGCGCTCGCCCGCCGCCCGTGCCGAGCCTCCGCCCGAGCCTCACCGCCATTCTCCGCCGCCACAGCTCGCCGCGCCGCTGCCTCCCGCCGCTGCCCCGCCGCTCCCTTCCGGCCGCTCTCGCCGCACACCGCACGGATCGCCGAAAGGCAGCGCGGCGAGGCCGCTCGGGCCGCACTCGGACGCCGCTGCTGCCGGCCTCTCTCCGCCTCTCTCCGCCGCTTTCCGCCGCCTCTTGCCGCTGCCGCCGGTGCCGCTGCCGCTGTGGCCGGCGCCGGGCGAGCGAGCAGCCTGCGGGGGCAGGAcgctgcggcggcggcggcggcggctccagCGCCGCTCGGCGGCGGCCAACAGCGACACCCGGAGGCGCCGCCGCGCCGCTGCAGCCGCCGGATGGCCGCGCTCAAGGGGGCCCGGCTTTGGGCGGGGCTCAGCGCCTGAGCCGGCTCCGGGCTCTCTCCTTCATTACAATCAACAAGCGCGGAAGCAGATGCGATTAAATCTGAGTAGGCGTTTTCCATACTTTCAGATCATCTCCTTTTGTTGCAGTGAACAATCGGAAGTAAATATGCCAGAGGAGTAAAATCAGCTACTCTTAATAAAATCGAGGTGAAACTGTCAGAAGAAGAAGCGACCGTATAGCTGGGGAAGACTTTAAAAGCTCTTTAGCGCTGCGGTATATTTTGAATTGTTATATTAATTGGGAAAAATTAATAGTCATAAGGTTATAGTTGCGTTGGAATAGTCAATAATATTCTGTAACACATTGAAGCAAACGTCTTTTCTCCCTTGTCCTGGTTTGGCTGTGAAGCAATCTTTATGGTCGTGTAGTCTACACCTCACTACTCAGGTTTCTCAAAGCCCCTTCCATCGAGACTCTGAACCATTTCAAACATGGTACATCAATATCTTCTCTTGTCAACCTGCTCCTGTATGTCACCACTCTCACTGAGAAACATGTTTCACCTATGACCAGGCTTAATCTaccttctctctttttcaaaCTATTGACCTTATCCTATCAAGATGGGCCCTAGCAGAAGCTTCTCTCTGTGGAGACCCAGAGAGGCATTCCCAGTTAAGGAAAAGGAGACgcctccagccctgtgccctctccctgtccgtCAGCCTttcggtcactcccaccctgttttcCTGTTGGCCCGTGCCCTAACCCCACCCTTGTGAcacccccgtgtcccctggTAACTGGTCTGTAAGGGTTCTTAACCTGGACCCCCTCAGCCCCTCTTGGCCTTTTGTTCTCTAAACCATGGACAATGCACACACGTGGCtcaaataaacatctctgtgaaaCCCCTGCATAAGGCCCTTCCTGCTCCCTTACTTGCTATCACCCCAACAACTAACGGATACAACATCTCTCCACATTTCTGTTATGCATTTTATATAGCAAACATCACAATAAGTTCTTCCCAGCTCCTTTTCATCTCACGCTCAAGACCTTCTCTCTGCCCATCTACATGGCAGAGGTGTTCCATCCctttgaaaatgtttgttttccttctctgaacaTACTTTAACAGGTCTCACAAAAACACAGTGAAGACAGAAAATCTGccttgtcctgctggccacactgtttaTTGTGCAGCCCAGAATATGATTGACTTCCTAGTCTGCAGGAACCCACTGCCAACTCATATCCCATTTGTCACCCACcaggaccccaaatcctcctccaAAGCTCTCAGTCCCTCAAGTTTGTACGGAAAGgggattgccctgacccaggtgcatGATTTTGCACTTGATCTTGTTGAACTTAATAAGGATGACAGGAACCCACTCCTCCAGACTGCCGAGGTCCCTGGGGATGACATCCCATCCTTCTACTGAATCAATGGCACCACTtagcttggtgtcatctgcaaacatGGAGAGGGTACTCTCAATCCAATTAGCTGTGTCACTGATAAAGATGTTGGATATATTGGTCCAAGTACAGCCCCTTGAAGACACCACACATTGGTAGTTTCCAGCTGGGCATTGAGATACTGTCTACAACTCTGTGAACTCCACCTGCACTTGGAAAATAGGAAGAGATGGGACCTTTCACATGAGATCAGATACCCCGAGGTCGCactcaaaacaaaaagcaaggcACGAGTAATTTCTTAAGCACAAGCTAAACAAATTGGATGGTACACATCTAATTTCATTTCATGAAGTCATCATCAGCTCTCGTGTTGTTTTTCCACTGTGTGGCCTGTTACCTTCCCTACAAATAAAATTCCCTAAATGTACACACTTTATAACGGGCCTTGTTCCTATACTACGAGAAAATATGAGAGActacttttttgctttttcttcatttgctttACAACAAAAATCCTCGTTTAGGTGATTAAAGGGAGTTTTTGCTGCAAAACAACACTTGCATCTTCCAATGCAAAATGTCTTTTCTccagaaagggggaaaatgaaCCATGACCTTCCAGGAAACAAAGTCCTGAAAGGAAGTGTTAAATACAACTGTGAGAAAACTGTGTATCATAATGTTCCAGAGACACAGAGGTGGATAACGGAGGATTAACACAAGAATCACAAGCCATTCTATTCAGATATCATTGTTCCAGGTACACACGTTCTAACACCTTATTGTCAGAGGACTGCCATTGCCTTTCAAATCGGGCAAATCAGGATCGTAAGACAAATTATACAGGCCTTGGCAACAGGCATGAAACCAAACCACTGCTCATCCAAAAACACATTGATCCACCCCTCTTTTCCTGGTTCTGAGCAAATCCCTTGCCTTCCTTGCTCTGCATTCACAAATTTTGGTTGCACTACGGGTAGTACCCAGTGTTTGGCTGCACATCAGCCACAAgcaaaataacacaaaattCTGTGACATTCTAGGGAAATAAGGGTGTACCAAAGTCTTTCTGCTGGCAGCCGATCACCTCCATGGATGAACATGGATGAGAACACCTCCCATGGCCTGATAATCTGAACAGATCTCTACTTTCTGGGACTATGAGCCAAGCCAAAGCCTACTTGTAGAACATAAGAAACACGAAAGGAATAGGAAAGCCACAGAAGAATCGTGACTTAACATTTCAGACTATGTCAACTATAGCAAGTTCACAGGAAGCATCATCTACCTTGCCTAAAGTACACAGGAGGATCACATGGGACTTTACACCAAAGACCACAAGTGTGGTTCTCTAAGCAATTtattcagaaaacaagaaaagtgCACAGGACCGTAACTACGGGGATAAAAACAGGGGAAATGGAATGTTTATACCAGCCTTTCACACTCTTCAAACTATACCACAGCAAACTCTTTTACCTGCCTTATCTCTGTGCAGG from Cinclus cinclus chromosome 14, bCinCin1.1, whole genome shotgun sequence encodes:
- the LOC134049776 gene encoding protocadherin gamma-B5-like; this translates as MEVIGCQQKDFDDTKLSGAIDSVEGWDVIPRDLGSLEEWVPVILIKFNKIKCKIMHLARPSGGCSGAAAPPGVAVGRRRAALEPPPPPPQRPAPAGCSLARRRPQRQRHRRQRQEAAESGGERRREAGSSGVRVRPERPRRAAFRRSVRCAARAAGRERRGSGGRQRRGELWRRRMAVRLGRRLGTGGGRALPAAVLLCLWWRAAAERVRYAIPEELGRGSLVGPLARDLGLSADELPARRLRLSEEKQYFTVNEENGNLYVNERLDREEMCGESVTCSVSFEALVHNPLNVFHIEVSIEDVNDNSPTFSNAVLKFDIGEWTPAGARFPLEGAQDFDSGSNSQLTYRLTSTPSFSLVMKESPDGSKQPELVLEKALDREKQSSFELVLTAVDAGDPVRSGTVKILVNVTDANDNPPVFGQDGYRARLREDAAPGSRVLNVSASDADSGNNARITYGFGKMPAKVLQKFIMDAETGMITLKEALDFEDTRGYTLLVEARDGGGLVAQCKVVVEVLDVNDNAPEITILSLSSPVPEDAPVGTVVAVLNVKDPDSGENGQVWCELSGEAPLSIVASAGGSYKVVTASALDREQASEHRVTVVARDRGRPALRSSRELALEVSDVNDNAPVFEEAAYSAYVAENNAAGALVLRVQARDADAGANGRVSYWLAGGSAGAAGAAPLVSVEARSGALYAQRSLDYEQCREFAVAVRAQDGGAPARSSTATVRVFVLDRNDNAPRVLWPAATAGGAAAAAPTAFEVVPRSAEAGYLVAKVVAVDADAGRNAWLSYELVQASEPALFRVGPHSGEVRTARAVSERDAAKQRVVAVVKDHGRPPLSATATLHVVLAESLQEALPELSERPAGAEEAAAAELQFYLVLALALLSALLVLSVALAVLARLRRAGPPAVLRCLGAQRFSVAGAAFPADFCEGTLPYSYNLCVAAPARAVPEASWPPPPPPPVPVLSAEELLGGESCEKQISSSSVAEGEVPTDPHAPQVCKSLTFFLSEPFPYGVV
- the LOC134049775 gene encoding protocadherin gamma-A10-like, which encodes MFSAGRRWGRRQRALLWVILLAAGEAAWGQLRYSVPEEMPKGSFVGDVAKDLGLQLLDLRDRGFRLIERGRTQYFALHGKTGHLVTAERIDREQLCERVQQCVLRCELIVEGEMQMYEIQVGITDINDNAPSFRDAEKELRMTEATASGSRFPLPDAQDPDLGRNSLQSYELSGDEHFSLAVQAGPGGDQRPELVLAKALDREEAAFHELVLRASDGGDPARTGTARIRVTVLDANDNAPVFSQAEYTVRVPEDVPVGSILVTVTATDSDEGLNGEIKYSFQKITEKASKIFQLDSHTGVIILFRSLDFEEGDSYQFDVEAHDGGGFFDTAKVLVTVTDVNDNAPELTVSSALREILEDAPSGTVVALLHAQDRDSGSNGEVRCSLEGDVPFRLEKSFDNYYRVVTAGELDREQVSEYNVTVRAADGGSPSLQSSAVLALRVLDVNDNAPVFAEERYSARLAENNAAGALVLTVRATDADWGQNARVRYRLSEGRVRGAPLSSYVSVQAETGALYALRSLDYEQVRELRLWVRAEDGGAPALSGNVSVLLLIADENDNAPQVLYPPPAAAAPRGSGAARSVVELAPRSSPAGALVAKVVAVDADAGQNAWLSYELAKATEPGLFRVGPHSGEVRTARSPLARDAARHSLVVLVKDHGRPALSATATLSVVLAESVAELLAELGGAADEAAAPGEPAGSLTRWLVLAVAAVSCLFLAFLLLLLALRLRRWRRQQLLPPDSGASLRGVPVSHFVGIDGVRAFLQSYSHEVSLTADSRESRLRFSAAAACCDTLPARPLPDEPAPLLGDEDPAAALPVDPAAPSYKIFWTDVECVEQNADGFAWNLCARRSQPLSLCMVHNYTVAVVLGVSSCGTLAEIGIEEMLLLVTYPWHEVKYEAGSRESQEV